In Triticum aestivum cultivar Chinese Spring unplaced genomic scaffold, IWGSC CS RefSeq v2.1 scaffold29807, whole genome shotgun sequence, the sequence CGTTGATATGCATATGCAATTCCGACAGAGAAATCATTTTGTAACTACGGGTATGTATATGCATGGAGTTTCAGAACAAATACACATTAGCTAAGAAGAAAATGAATGGATATTGGTTAACAAAGTAATAGTGTTCTTGTTAACTTGCAAGAGATGATCGGCAGCAAAACAGAAGATTGTAGAAAATGCTAAGAATAAATAAACAACTTACAATCCTTAGTCCAAGTTTTGCTTCTCAAAGAAATGAAGCGCTCACTCTCTTAGAATTTGGTGCAAAACATACTACAATCTGAGAAATAAGCTTGTAATTTTGCCCAAAACAACTAAATTTGTGGATGAAATCAAAATCGAACACATGGTCTAATTTTAATTCTGTTTGGAACATTCGGTACAATTTGGCATCCGCTTTCTCAAAGTATAAAGTTTCTTTGTTGTTTTATGAGCATTAACATCAAAGGTTATGCCAGAAAATAGCACATACGATGCTGTTCAACGAGATGCGATGTTATAGATTTATGATCTAGATGCTGACATAAGTGCACAACAAACAATCTTGGTCGATAAATACTCCAGAAGCACATTTACATATAAAGTCTGGTTTATGCTAGGGAAAATTAATAAGGAATAACATCAATGAACAATACATTTTCAAAGCTTTACAAGTTACATACACCGACAGACTTGCATGCATGCTTGAAAAAATTAGAGCAGATACCCCTTTTCAAGTACCAGTATATAGTATATACATATACACCCAGCCCTTCCAAAAAAATACCGAGATTAGATTTTCTACCTCTCTTTATGAGTATAAACCTTTTGATTCACTGCATATACCATTTTCTTGAATGGAACTGAGGTAATGTCCAGTAGAAGTTTCTAGATTATTTTGTTATCCAGTAAATATCCAGTCAAATAGATCAAGAAATATTGAATGCCCTTGATGGTACCAAAAATAAATGAAAATCCAACTCACAACTATGGTGGAGGGGCTAATCGAAGAATGGGTGTTCACCCCAAGATCAGTGTGAAGTTAAGCAGGTTTTGAATCTAGTCAGACCCTATGTGCCCCAAAATCATATTTAGGATAAGCAATCAAGTATATATACTCCACCAACTAAACAATTTGCAAAGAGAAAATTTTATAAAGCTTTGATATAGATGCATCTGAAGTCATGAACTAGATCGGCGGAACACTTTTTTGATATACCTGTCATAGTGCCTTGATTGTCGACAGGAGATGCTTTCTTCTGAATATGCAATAGATAATTGAGCTTTGTCGGTGCCGATTGCTGCTGATATCTCGGCGTGACCAAGTCCCATTGAGCATCCTTTCTGATTTAAATCCCAGGAAGATTTGGATAAAGAGCAAACAGGAACAAGAACAACATGAAATTTGACAATTAAAAACTTAAAAGAAGGAACACCAGATATTATATACTACAAACATGCAAAAGTATAGAGATCCTCCAGGGAGAAGTAATTGTTGCACTTCAACACCCAGAGTAAACCTCAATAGTCAAAACACCTTAAAGAGCAACAGTTCTAATACGGAGTACAACTCTAGTTTCATTAGCTATCTCTGTAATAATTTATAAAATCAATTTCCATGCAATGTTCCTATCCTCAATGAATTGTCTATAGGAAACGTAAGAACTACTTGATGTCTATTAATAACAGATCCATCTTTCTATACCAGCAAATTACTAATTAAAATCCCAGGATTTTTTCCCAATTAAATACCTGCTTCTCGTGTGAATATATATACAATAGGGAGCAAAGTTAAAAATTCAGTTAAGAGAACGGACCTTACTATTTTTGGACTTCTCGATCAACAAATGATTTTGATTGCTGACCGATACATGCACAAATTAGTAATTCCAGAAAATTTACCAAGCAAAAATCCAGAATCGTTTTGCAACTATGTATGCCTAGTGCACTCAGTTGATCTTGAGTAACCTAAAACCTGTAGACAGTAGACACTTGTATGGATTCTTTATCAAAAAAATGCATGAATTGACGAGATTCTGGAGATACTAGAAATCGCACGTGCATGCAAATTAGTTAACCTGGGTGGAAATGAAGGCAGCCGTGGGACAGCTTGTAGACTTACGAGTCGATGGCCTTCCTGCAAGGCAATTAAGCACATCGATCAGGGTGAGCGAGGATGGAAAGGAGACAAGAGGGAG encodes:
- the LOC123175160 gene encoding uncharacterized protein isoform X1, translating into MSAALGVEGWPEAAARRAVLQEASRRVTASPAGGRVAVCIDPQPPSLLVAMEGHRLVSLQAVPRLPSFPPRKDAQWDLVTPRYQQQSAPTKLNYLLHIQKKASPVDNQGTMTGSSSLRCKHL